Genomic DNA from Acetilactobacillus jinshanensis:
GGATTCCCTGCTTAAAGAACAGGTTAGCGATCTTCTTTTCCAAAGCGTCGGTTCCGTTCAGCTTAATGGCGGCCGTCGAGATCACATTGTCTTTGCCAACAACTTTCTTGATGGAATCGACTTCAATCTTGGTTGGTAAATCAGTCTTGTTCAAAATCACGATTCGTTTTGATTTAGAAGTCATCTTAAGTAACTTTTTATCTTCAGCCGTCAAAGCTTCACTAGCGTTTAATACTAACAGGACTAAATCAGCCTGCTTAATAGCCTTTTCAGAACGCTTAACCCCGATTCGTTCGATCTGGTTTTTAGCGTTACGAATTCCGGCAGTATCGATTAACTTTAGCGGAACTCCGCGCACATTAACGTATTCTTCTAACGAATCACGGGTCGTCCCTGGGATGTTAGTAACAATCGCTTTCTTCTGGTGTAACAATCGGTTCAAAATACTGGATTTACCAACGTTCGGTCGACCAACAATCGCGGTTGCCAAGCCATTACGTAGGATCGTTCCGGTCTTAGCGGTGTCCAATAAGTATCGAATGGATTTGCGAACCGCTAGTGCCCGTTTCTTAATGATCTTGGTGGTCATGACTTCGGCTTCGTCATATTCCGGATAGTCAATGTTAACTTCGACGTTGGCTAACGTCTTTAAGATCTGGTGACGAAGGTTCTTGACCATTCTGGACAGCTTACCGTTCAACTGGTTCTGGGCGGCTTTATTGGATTGGT
This window encodes:
- the mnmE gene encoding tRNA uridine-5-carboxymethylaminomethyl(34) synthesis GTPase MnmE, with amino-acid sequence MQPLTTQDFDTIAAISTPPGEGGISIVRISGKDAFKIIDKIYRGKNLDKVPTDTINYGHIVDPQQHNEEVDEVMVSIMRSPKTYTREDIVEINCHGGLLVTNRILQIVLSNGARMAKPGEFTERAFLNGRIDLSQSEAVMDIIEAKTNQSNKAAQNQLNGKLSRMVKNLRHQILKTLANVEVNIDYPEYDEAEVMTTKIIKKRALAVRKSIRYLLDTAKTGTILRNGLATAIVGRPNVGKSSILNRLLHQKKAIVTNIPGTTRDSLEEYVNVRGVPLKLIDTAGIRNAKNQIERIGVKRSEKAIKQADLVLLVLNASEALTAEDKKLLKMTSKSKRIVILNKTDLPTKIEVDSIKKVVGKDNVISTAAIKLNGTDALEKKIANLFFKQGIQSTQNDVMVTNARQVSLLRKANGALNDVLKGVKAGMPVDLVQIDLKRCWTFLGEITGDTYNGELLDQLFSQFCVGK